In the genome of Mycobacterium kansasii ATCC 12478, one region contains:
- a CDS encoding DUF2470 domain-containing protein: MFPITSPTPTTAERIRTICARAGAGLLAVEPDQPIAAPLHHLMSDGSFAVAIPADRAAGAGYGPGCGSQALLELTDYAPLPVREPVRSLVWIRGRLQRVPWGAVSSVLDTIATENPHPALLQVETPRSGPALRQQNRYALLRLETESVVVTDTTGASPVSVADLLTALPDPFCEIESTLLWHLATVHGDVVARLVSRLPAQWRRGPIRPLGLDRYGVQFRVEDDDGDRDVRLPFHRPVDDMNGLAQAIRVLMGCPFVNGLRARRRRAS; the protein is encoded by the coding sequence ATGTTTCCGATCACCAGCCCGACGCCCACGACCGCCGAGCGTATTCGCACTATTTGCGCGCGGGCCGGCGCGGGCCTGCTGGCGGTAGAGCCCGACCAACCGATAGCCGCGCCGCTGCACCACTTGATGTCCGACGGTTCCTTCGCCGTGGCGATTCCCGCTGACCGCGCCGCCGGGGCCGGTTACGGGCCCGGCTGCGGATCTCAGGCCCTGCTCGAGCTCACCGACTACGCCCCGCTGCCGGTCCGGGAGCCGGTCCGATCGCTGGTGTGGATCCGCGGCCGCCTTCAGCGGGTCCCATGGGGAGCGGTTAGCTCGGTGCTGGACACGATCGCCACCGAGAACCCACACCCGGCCCTGCTACAGGTCGAGACTCCCCGATCCGGACCCGCCCTCCGGCAGCAGAACCGGTACGCATTGCTGCGGCTGGAGACCGAATCGGTGGTCGTGACCGATACCACCGGAGCCTCGCCAGTCAGTGTCGCGGACCTGCTGACCGCCCTGCCGGATCCGTTCTGCGAGATCGAATCCACGTTGCTGTGGCACCTGGCGACCGTCCATGGCGACGTCGTCGCCCGATTGGTCTCCCGACTGCCGGCCCAATGGCGGCGCGGACCGATCCGTCCCCTCGGCCTCGACCGGTACGGTGTGCAATTTCGGGTCGAGGACGACGACGGCGACCGTGACGTCCGGCTGCCGTTCCATCGCCCGGTGGACGACATGAACGGGCTCGCGCAGGCCATCCGGGTGTTGATGGGATGCCCCTTCGTCAACGGCTTGCGCGCCCGGCGGCGCCGCGCTTCGTAG
- a CDS encoding LCP family protein — protein MNGDRSPEPGRPRRPTHQRPGQPEPSQVIRRENPPPRQPGRPRPEPELAPATTDPPPSPTVRPVRLRRQRGPAASTRPPRPVAPKARRNRVRRRWGRIVAFSVLVVLLLAGAGILGGALWLDTSLRREPVFSDYTDRPAGGRGTNWLLVGSDSRQDLTAEQQQNLATGGDIGTGRTDTILLVHVPEFGSSIPTTLVSIPRDSSVPIPGHGRDKINAAFVTGGAPLLVLTVEQATGLRVDHYAEVGFGGFVELVDALGGVSVCLSDPIRDPLAGVDLPAGCQHLDGRRALGYVRSRATPRADLDRMLNQRQFMAALLHRAASPAVWLNPWRWYAVPHAAAGALTVDQDTHVFDLARLGWALHGHTTALTVPIGEFTDSDVGSVVVWNHDAARELFDALAADAPVPASAIEGQP, from the coding sequence GTGAACGGCGATCGATCACCGGAGCCCGGAAGACCCCGAAGACCGACGCATCAACGGCCGGGGCAGCCGGAGCCGTCACAGGTCATCCGTCGTGAAAACCCGCCACCGCGGCAACCGGGCAGACCCCGGCCCGAACCCGAACTCGCACCAGCGACGACTGACCCCCCGCCATCCCCGACAGTCCGGCCAGTCCGGCTCAGACGTCAGCGCGGTCCCGCCGCGTCGACGCGGCCCCCGCGGCCGGTAGCGCCGAAGGCGCGCCGCAACCGGGTCAGGCGGCGCTGGGGCAGGATCGTGGCATTCAGTGTGCTGGTCGTTCTGTTACTGGCCGGGGCGGGCATCCTCGGTGGCGCGCTGTGGCTGGACACGTCGCTGCGGCGCGAGCCGGTGTTCAGCGACTACACCGACCGACCGGCAGGCGGCCGCGGCACGAACTGGCTGCTCGTCGGTTCCGACAGCCGCCAGGACCTCACCGCCGAGCAACAGCAGAACCTCGCCACCGGCGGCGACATCGGCACCGGGCGCACCGACACCATCCTGCTGGTGCACGTGCCGGAGTTCGGGTCGAGCATCCCGACGACATTGGTGTCGATACCGCGCGACTCCTCGGTGCCGATACCCGGTCACGGTCGCGACAAGATCAACGCCGCGTTCGTGACGGGTGGCGCGCCCTTACTGGTGCTGACGGTTGAACAGGCCACCGGCTTGCGCGTCGACCATTACGCCGAGGTTGGGTTCGGCGGCTTCGTCGAACTGGTCGACGCGCTGGGCGGGGTCAGCGTGTGCCTGAGCGACCCGATCCGCGATCCATTGGCCGGTGTCGACCTGCCGGCCGGCTGTCAACACCTGGACGGCCGACGGGCGTTGGGTTACGTCCGGTCCCGCGCGACACCGCGGGCCGATCTGGACCGCATGCTCAACCAACGCCAGTTCATGGCAGCGCTGCTGCACCGCGCCGCCAGCCCCGCGGTATGGCTCAACCCATGGCGTTGGTACGCGGTGCCGCACGCAGCCGCCGGGGCGCTGACCGTCGACCAGGACACCCATGTCTTCGACCTGGCCCGCCTGGGATGGGCGCTGCACGGACACACCACCGCGCTGACGGTTCCGATCGGCGAGTTCACCGACAGCGACGTCGGCTCGGTGGTGGTATGGAATCACGACGCGGCCCGGGAATTGTTCGATGCGCTCGCTGCGGATGCTCCGGTGCCGGCTTCCGCGATCGAAGGGCAACCATAG
- a CDS encoding ferritin, whose product MTDYDGHKTKFHALMQEQIFNEFTTAQQYIAIAVYFDSEDLPQLAKHFYGQAVEERNHAMMLVQHLLERGLRVEIPGVDTVRNQFDKPRDALALALDQERAVTDQVSRLAAVARDEGDFLGEQFMQWFLQEQVEEMSLMSTLLRIADRAGSNLFELENFVAREVGRAPSASGAPRAAGGSL is encoded by the coding sequence ATGACTGACTACGACGGACACAAGACGAAATTCCATGCGTTAATGCAGGAGCAAATCTTCAACGAATTCACCACCGCGCAGCAATATATTGCGATCGCGGTCTATTTCGACAGCGAGGACTTGCCGCAATTGGCGAAGCATTTCTATGGCCAGGCCGTCGAAGAGCGCAATCACGCGATGATGCTGGTGCAACACCTGCTCGAGCGCGGCCTTCGCGTCGAAATACCGGGCGTCGACACCGTCCGAAACCAGTTCGACAAACCGCGTGACGCGCTGGCGCTGGCGCTCGACCAGGAGCGTGCCGTCACCGACCAGGTCAGCCGGCTGGCGGCGGTGGCCCGCGACGAGGGCGACTTCCTCGGCGAGCAGTTCATGCAGTGGTTCCTGCAGGAACAGGTTGAAGAGATGTCGCTGATGTCCACCCTGCTGCGGATTGCCGACCGGGCCGGATCCAACCTGTTCGAGCTCGAGAACTTCGTCGCCCGCGAGGTGGGCCGGGCGCCATCCGCCTCGGGCGCCCCGCGCGCCGCCGGCGGTAGCCTCTAG